The following proteins come from a genomic window of Canis lupus familiaris isolate Mischka breed German Shepherd chromosome 31, alternate assembly UU_Cfam_GSD_1.0, whole genome shotgun sequence:
- the LOC100686522 gene encoding keratin-associated protein 14-like: MSYGCCSGNFSSQSLGGFLNYPGSFCGSSYPSNLFCGTNFRSPRTFQLGSSLNSDCQEIGCEPTGCRTSYLVSSPCQTSCYPSRTSMLYGPCQTTYTGSLGFGSSGFQSFGCGSPSLGFGWSGFPSVGCGPSAFSSLGCRSSFYRPTYLSSRSCQSTAYQPTCGSGFF; the protein is encoded by the coding sequence ATGTCCTACGGCTGCTGCTCAGGAAACTTCTCCTCCCAGTCCCTTGGGGGGTTCCTGAACTACCCAGGATCTTTCTGTGGCTCTTCCTACCCCAGCAACCTGTTCTGCGGCACTAACTTCCGCTCTCCCAGAACCTTCCAGTTGGGATCCTCTCTCAACAGTGACTGTCAGGAGATCGGCTGTGAACCTACCGGCTGCCGGACGTCCTACCTGGTGTCCAGCCCCTGCCAGACATCCTGCTACCCCTCGAGGACCTCCATGCTCTATGGTCCCTGCCAGACGACTTACACTGGGTCTCTGGGCTTTGGCTCCAGTGGCTTTCAATCTTTTGGTTGTGGctctccctctctgggctttGGATGGAGTGGTTTCCCATCAGTGGGCTGTGGTCCCAGTGCTTTTTCATCCCTGGGTTGTAGATCCAGCTTTTACCGTCCAACTTACCTCTCTTCTAGAAGCTGCCAGTCTACTGCTTACCAGCCAACCTGTGGATCTGGCTTCTTCTAA